The bacterium genome contains the following window.
GAAAATACTTTTACAGAGCGACATCACTCTGTTGGGCTATCATCTTGCTCTGGATAAACATCCGGTGCTGGGCAACAACAGGTTGGCAGCGCTTGCGCTGGGATTGGAACAAGTCGCGCCCCTCGGCGAGGTCGGCGTGCAGGGCCGTGTGGCCGGCCTGACCATCGGGCAGCTGACGCGACAGGTGGAGGCTGTGTTTCAACATGCGGCGCTGGTGTTCGCCGATGGGCCGGAACAGATCAAGCGGATCGGATTCTGTTCCGGCGGTGCGGCCAGGGATTTGAGCGATGCCGTGGAGGCGGGGCTGGATGCTTTTATCACCGGCGAGGCTAAAGAAGAGACGATGAACCTGGCGGAAGAGAACGCCATTCATTTTATCGCCGCCGGCCACTATGCCACAGAGCGCATGGGCATTCGCGCGTTGGGCGAGCATCTGGCTCAGATTTTTCCCGTGGAAGTTCGGTTCATCGAGCGCACTAATCCGGTGTGAGGGTTTGCAGGCAAACGATAGGATGGATTAGAATCTTTCTGCGGTTCGCCGCATCATATGAAGGGGCTGAATGGAATTGATTTCTGGAGGAGTGCATGCGTAATGTGATTATCATCGGGTCCGGTCCTGCCGGCCTGACTGCCGCTATTTATGCGGGCCGCGCCAATCTGCAGCCGTTGGTGATTTCGGGCATGGAACGCGGCGGACAGGTGACCCTGACCAATGATCTGGAGAACTATCCCGGCTTTCCCAACGGTCTGGGCGGATTCGAGATGTACCAGCTGCTGGAACAGCAGGCGATCAAGTTCGGCGCGGAGATGCTCTATGAGGTGGTCACTGAAGTCGAACTGGAGGGCGAGATCAAGAAAGTGAAAACCGCGGATCAGGTCTATGAGGCCAAAACCGTGATCGTGGCCACCGGATCAAATCCAAAGCGGCTGGGCGTTCCGGGTGAAGATTCCTATATCGGCAAAGGGGTGTCCTATTGCGCAACTTGCGATGGCTTTTTTTTCAGCGGCAAGCATGTGGCGGTGATCGGCGGCGGCAACAGTGCGTTGGATGAAGGGTTGTTTCTCACCCGTTTTGCCGCTAGAGTGACCCTGATCCATCGTCGTGACCGTTTGCGCGCGGATGCGATTCTTCAGGAGCGCGCTAAAGCCAACGAAAAGATGGATTTCATTTGGGATTCGGTCGTGGAAGAGGTCATGGGACAAGGATCTGTAAACGCTTTAAAGTTGAGGAATGTCAAGACCGGCGCGACTATGGATTTTCCGGTGGACGGCGTGTTTGTGTTCATCGGCCATCATCCCAACACTGATCTGTTTGTCGGCAAGCTGCAGCTGGATGAGGGCGGCTATCTGGTGACCGACCGGCGCATGCATACCAATCTCCCCGGCGTGTTCGGTTGCGGCGATGTGCAGGATTCTGTGTATCGCCAGGCCATTACAGCAGCAGGGACCGGTTGCCAGGCTGCGATCGAAGCGGAACGCTATATCGCGGAGCATGCAGGTACAGCGTATCCTGGAAGATAAGGGACGCGACTCTTGCAGGTTTTCGCCTGCCCTGTTCGCCGAAGGCTTCTTCGGCGAACAACGATCCCCTTCGACAGCCGGTTATCCTTGGTCCTGAGCCTTGTGCGGACAAACCAAACGGTAAAAGGGTCCCTTGCTTCTTATCTCACCATCAGCATCTTGCCGGTAACGCTTTGTTCCATTCCCTTTTCGTCCTCAAACTCGATACGATATAAATAGAGCCCCGACGCCGCGGGTTCGGAATGCTGGTTCTCTCCGTTCCAGAAAATGCGCTGTTCTCCCTTCTCGACTCTTTGGCTGTGCCAGGTCCACACCGGCCGGCCGGCGCTGTTGAACAGCCGCAGGGTCAAGCGGCCTGCGGCCGGAACGCTCACGCTGAGGGTGGTGGCGCTGTTAAACGGGTTGGGATAATTGGACGCCAGCAGGAAGCGGTCGGGTTGCATGTTGTCTTTTTCCGCGATCTCTGTTGCCAGTGCGGCCGTTACGATGGCCTTGTTGTCTGCCGGAAACTGATCCGGCGAATTAGTTATTTCGAAACGGAAAGTGAATGGTCCAAGGTCGGACGGCGTCCACGGTGCAAAGGTGATAAGGCGCTTGGACCCCGCCGCCATGGTCGGCGTCATATAGGTGTTATGATAGACGACCGTATGGCCCTCGTTCGTTATTTCACATATGGCGTTAAAAGGTCCGGCGGCATAAAGACCTGCGTTTTCGATCTCAATCTCCGGGTTTACCGGATAGCTTGCGATCGCCCCGTTGCGCGGCGCATTTATACTGAGGATGCCGACATCGTGATCAAGGACCGAGCGCACGGTCGCTGACCACGCGTTGTTGGCCGGACGCAGATCTCCGACCAGATAAATGGCGAAATGGGCATGATACGCGCTGCGGATGGTCGGAGTCCATGGATCAAACTGGACCAGGAGCGTATCCATGGACGCCATCTGTCCAATGTTCAACAGGCCGTTGTAAATGGTAATGCCGCTCGAATCGATGAGACAGTGGGCCCACAGATCTTGTGCGGTCGCGCTGCCATAGTTTTTCAAAACCACCGCCGGTATGATTTCGCCTGATGAAACAAGCGGCAGCGGCGCCACGATGCGCTCGATGGCCACGTCCAAGCCGCTGACCGTGTCGGATTCCGTGATCTGCAGACGCTGATCCGCCGCAATGTGGTAACGACGCTGGATCCGGCCGGAGGGCCAGTAGATAGCCAGACTGTCCAGCGAGGTCAAAGAGCCCAGGCCGAACTCGAGGATCGGGCTGTTGCTGGTGGGGCCGTTGACCTCCATCTGAAACACTTGATGCCGGCCAGCGAAAAACAGATGCACGATACTGCCGATGGCGGAATAATTGCTTTGTTTGCCGGTCAGCAGCAGTTGAATCCAATGGTTTGCCGCGGATTGATTCACATAGATAAAACTTTTCACCTGTTGGTAGTCGTGAAGTAAAAGATCGACGTGGCCATCGTTGTTCAGGTCCGCCGCATTGATGCTAAAGCCGTTATGATCGGTGTTGAATCCGGCTGAAGCGGCGACGTCACGGTATTGGTCGTGGCCAAGGTTCTGCAGCAGTCGCAATCCCGTGCCGGTCTCCGAATTGCCGAACAGTGTCAGGTCGAGGTCCGCATCGTTGTCCCAGTCCTCCCAGAGCGGCGTGTAAGAGGGAGAAAAGCCGGCAAAGCCTGGAAGCGGTACCCCTGAAGCGAGGTTTCCTTGGCCATCGTTTACCAGAATCATGGGATTGTTCGAACCACTGCTGCACACGGTAAGATCAAAATCACCATCCTGATCATGGTCTGCCCATACGGCAGCCCGGGTATCGTAAATAAAGAGTTCAATGGGCTGAAAAACACCGTCGCCTTGGTTGACAAACAGAGCGGAGTGTCTTTGGCCGCCGACGAACAGATCCGCATCGCCGTCCTGATCGTAATCGCACCAGGCGGCGCAGCGGGACTTGCCGTTGCCGAATGCGGAAAAGCCGGTCTGGGCGGCGACGTCGGTAAAGGTCATGTCGCCGTTGTTATGCAGCAGTTGGTCTTTGTTCCCCTCTGTGAAATTGACAATAAAGATGTCCACAAAACCATCCCGGTCGTAATCAGCTAGAGCGGCCGTGTAGGTCAGTTTGTCCTCCGGCTCAGGCGGCAGGCTTCCGGCGATCTCTGCAAATTCTACGTTGCCTTTGTTCTGGTACATGCGATTGCGCGCCGTATAGCCGCTCACAAAGAGGTCTGTCCAGCCATCGTTGTTGAAATCCGCCCAGCAGCCGGTGGCTGTCGGCGCATGGGGATCGAGTCCAGACCCTTCGATGACGTTGGCCAGGCCCTGTTCGCGGTTATTGAGGAAAAGAAAAGCCGGTCCGAACACATTGGCTTGAAAAAAATCCAGATCGCCGTCGCGATCATAGTCTGCTAATGTGGTTACCTGGTAGGAGGGGGCGTTGTAGTGATAGAGGGCGGTTTGATCGTGAAAAAGGATCTGCGCCACTGCGGGACCGGCCATGGAAAATAACAGCAGCAATAGTTTTTTCATGACCGTCGCCTTTCAGGTCAACTTTTCATCCTTTGCCGATCAAAAACAGATAAACCGCGATTGCGGTGATTCACAACCACGCGCCGCCCGGCTGTTGCCCGCGCCGTCGTTATCAGCACCAAGCGGCAAACAACATGGATGGCGAGCGCACAGTAAAGGTAATTTATCATTCGTTCTCTGCATATACAAGACTTTTTTGTCCGGAAAATCAATTTGTTTTTCTGTCAAAATATCATACATTTTATTTTGTGTGGACGTGGTCAGGCCGGAGGCAATCCAGGCGACAACGGCTGCTCCAGGATTTCAATCGCCAGTCTGTTCGGATGAAAAATGGGACAAATACTTTTCATCAAGCCGGCCAACAGCAGTTTTATGATCAAGGATGAGGGTTTTCTGGCCTCGCAGTATGAGATTAAAAGCTTCTTATACCGCTATGGCAACGCCTGGCGGCACCTTCGCAGCCTGCTGGCTCTGTCCGTCTGGCTGTTCCGCCGTCTGCCGGCGGCTGATGTTGTATTCGTCTGGTTTGCCGACTATCACAGCTGGTTGCCGGTGCTGCTCTCCCGGCTGCTGGGCAAAAAAAGCCTGCTGGTGCTGGGCGGCTATGATGTCGCCTGCGTGCCCGAGTTCAACTATGGGGTTTTTGTCCGCCCGTTTCGTGGCTGGTGCGCTCGACGCAGCATGCGCAATGCCGGCTATCTTTTGCCTGTGGCCAAAGCCATGATCCAGGAGATCGCCGAACAGGCAGGTCCCATTCCAGGCGTTATTCTGCCCACACCCACCGGCTACTCCAGCAAAATGTGGTTTCCCCAGGGTGACAAGAACGAAAAGATGGTGCTCACCGTATCGGCAGGTCAGGATTTAAACCGCCTGAAAATAAAAGGATTGGACCTTTTTGCCGCAACGGCTGAACAATGTCCGGATTACGATTTTGTAATTGTCGGTCTGCAGGGAAAGGCGCGACAAGCTCTTGAAAATTTACGGATAAGTAATCTGCGACTGGTGGGTCCCCTCGGCATCGAGTCGCTCCGCGAGTATTACCAAAAAGCAAATATCTATATGCAGCTGTCGCTGCGGGAAGGTCTGCCCAACGCAGTGATCGAAGCCATGTTGTGCGAATGCGTAGCGATCGGCAGCCGGAGCGGCGGAATTCCTGAGGCCATTGGTCCGGCCGGTTTTATTCTTGACGAGAGAACGCCGCAGGCCGCAGCCGCAGCGCTGCGCCAGGCCATGGCGGTTGCGCCGGAACTTCGCAGCCGGTCGCGGCATTGGGCGCAAAGCAACTTTTCTGAAGAGCGGCGTCATGCGACGCTCCGTCGTCTCATCGAGGGCCATCACTAAAAAGCGTAAAGACATGAACGAGCCGCTGGTAACCATTATCACCCCCACCTACAACCATGAAGCGTTTATCGCTGAGTGCATCCAATCCGTGCTGGATCAGTCCTATGCACACTGGGAGATGATCGTTGTCGATGACGGCAGCAGCGACCGGACCGGGCAGATCGTACGGACTTTCAGCGACCGAGATCCACGCATCCGCTATCTGCATCAGGCGAACGTCGGTGTTTTTCGTCTCTGCGAAACCTACAACCGGGCGTTCGCTGAAAGCCGGGGTGAGTATATCGCCATTCTGGAGGGAGATGACCTCTGGGAGGCGGACAAACTGCGGCGACAGGTGAACGCATTAGCGTTGCATCCGGAATGCGTGCTGGCCTGGGGCAAGGCCCGCGTCGTCAATCGCGATCGATCCGAAATCATCCGTCAGCTGCCTGAAGAAAAGGCGAAGGAGAAAAAATACTATTCCAATCAGCCGCCTGGAAGTTTTCTCAACATTCTGTTGTATGTCAACTGCATTCCGGCCATGACCTTGATGATCCGGCGGGAGGCATTGCAGCGCATGGGTGGTTTCATTCAGAGCCACGGCTTGCCGCTGGTGGACATTCCCACGCTGATGTCGCTGTGTCTGATGGGCGAATTTTTCTACGATCCGCAGCCTCTGGGATGCTGGCGCCACTACATCGGACAGACGACGAAAACCTATTTGGCCGATAGTCTGAAAAAAGCTTGTGCACTCAGTCTGCAGTTCTACGATGCGCTCGATCCCCAGGTGCAGAGCCGACTGGTGGTGAATCGGGACTCGATTAAAAAATATTTTCATTCCGCTGTACAGATTGCGTATGCGCGCATGGGCCGGTACAAGTTGATTCAAAAGGATGCGGCCGGTGCGAGAAAGGATTATGTGACCGCGATGTTCTATCGCGGCGCCTGCAATCCGTTGTGGCGCCTGCGTAGCCTGATCGGCTATCTATTCAGTTTTTTCGGCTGGGATGTAGAGGGGCTGGCGCGTACTCTGGGAAGACCAAGTTATAAATCATGATCTCAAAACAATTCTTTAAATCTTCCACGGTCTATTCCATCGTCGGCGCCTTGCCGCTGGCGTGGGGCTTTATCCTCCTGCCTTTTTACACCAGTCTGTTGACGCCCGCGGATTTTGCCGCTTTTGCGCTTTATACCGGATTTTCCGCGTTGATTCAGATTCTGGTCAACGCCGGCCTGGATTCTTACCTGGTGGTGCATTACACTGAATTCCGCGATGATGTGGCAGGGGCATGCCGTCAGGTGGGCACTACGGTTCTCGCGCTGCTGGCCATTGGAGCCGTTTTTGTGCTGCTCTCCGTCACCTCCGGTTCTGCGGTTTTTCGCGCCCTGTTCCGTGATGGCTCTCTGATGTTTTTTCCCTATGGATTCATGTCGGTCCTGACTGCGATTTTCAACAGCTTTTTTAAAACCTACACCCACCTGTTAATCTACCAGCAGCGTGTCCGTCGCTTCTTTTGGGCCAATCTGGTTAACACCGTGCTCATCCTTGCGTTGAGTCTGAGCGGTCTGTACCTGTTTCCGTTCACGCTGATCGGCCCCATGTGGGGCCGTCTGCTCTCCGGTTTGTCCATCTTTCTATTGGCGCTCTATTGGTTTCTCGTTGAATTTGGCCTTTCCTTTCAACGCGACCTGATCAAGGGCATGTTGCGCTATTGTTATCCGCTGCTGATCTATTTCGTCCTGGTGTGGGTGTTCACCTATATCGATCGTTTTCTCATCAACCATTTTTTATCCAAGCAGGATGTCGCGGTCTTCGATTTTGCGGTGAAATGCACTTTCCTGCTTGAATTTATGCAGATGGGTCTGGCCAATTCCATTTATCCCAGAGTGTTCGTCTTATGGCGAACGCCGGACTCGAAGGAACAGTCTGCGGAGGTGAGCAGATACTTCCACGTTTTCTCCGCATTATCACTACTCGCCATCCCTTTGTTTGTATTGACGATCCCACTGCTGGTTCCGCTGGTGGTGAGCAACGCAACCTATTTCACAGCCTTTGATTACCTGTTGGTGCTCAGTCTGGGATTCGCCACCCGCGCGCTTTATCATCTCTATTTGGCTCCTTTTTCCCTGTTCAAGAAAACCGCCCGCCTGCCCATGCCGACGCTGCTCTCCGCCCTATTCCAAGTCGCCCTCACCGTGGTGATGGTAAAGCAACTGGGTCTGATCGGCGCTGTATGGGCCAATCTGCTGGCCAAGATCGGCCAGGTGTTCTTTCTGGCGATTTGGGGCAGAACCATATTGCCCGGAAGCTACAACAAGATTAAAATGATCGTTCTGCCGGCTCTCTATGTGGTAACCGCCCTGGTGCTGGAATATACTCTGCCGCTGGCGATTTGGCCACGTCATATTGTAATCGCCGTGCTCTTGTGCGGATTGGTGTTCTGGTTTTATTGGCGGGAGATCGACGCCTTTATCCTGACAAGAAAGAAAAATCCCTCTCTGCCGATGTCCCCCTTGTAATACTCTGGAAGAGCGCTTTTCGGTGCCGAGGTCTCGCAATGTGTTAAAGGGAATGCGGGCTCCATCCGGGCCGGCGAAAAAAGGGTTCTCAGAGGCTGCGAAATCGGATATAAACTCTGCTCAAACGCCTAGTTTTTTCGCCTCCACAATCCATTGCACGGTGATGAACTCTTCATAGGCCGAGGGCTGGCCGATGAGCCAGGAGAGCACGCGCGCGGCCGCCTTGCCGGGCAATCTCTTCCAGCGGTTGCGCGGATTAGAAGTGCAGCTGATGATCTGATAGTTCTGCTCGGTTAATAGATCCTGCAGCGAGGAGAGGGTGAAGAAACGGAGATGACCCTGGTCCATGATGCCCCACGGCTTGTAAGTCCAGCGGCCACGCAGAAACAGATCGATGATCACGTTCAGATTGCGAATATTTGGAATGCTGAGTATCAGCCGCCCGCCGGGCTTGAGCAACCGGGCAACCTGCCGCAGAATCTCCCAGGGATCGACCATGTGCTCCAAAGAATCGGCCATGATGATCCAATCATAGCTTTGCGGCGCCAGCTCAGGAACAACCTGCTCCGCTGAACCGACATACACTCGATTCAAAATCGTTTTGGCTTTTTCGGCAATATGCGGCAGAATCTCGATGCCCTCGTAGGCCTCGGGTTGTTTTTCCCGCATCACCTGCTCAGCCAGGGCGCCTTCGGCGCAGCCGATGTCCAATATGCGGCCAGGACGCAGGGGGATCTTTTCTGCAACGGCCTGGTTGCTGGAGGAAAAATATTCATCAAACTGTTTGACTTGATGGAGTCTGACGATAGAGTCCAGAGACACCTTTCACCTCGATTTTTCCATTACTACTGCGTCAAGGATTTCTGCCAGCTGTCCGGTCAGATTTCTGCGGTCGAATTTTTCCGCCGACTCGGGCCGGCGTCTGACTTTGGAGCGTTCGGCAAGGAGGTGCAACAAAGCGGCCTGAAGCGCAGGTCCATCCGCAGGGGACACCACCAGCCCGAAATGGTTCTGACGAATCAGCTCGGCTGCATCCCCTTCCGGCGCCAGCGCAAGAATGGGCAGCCCGGAGCCGATGTATTCATACACTTTGCCGGTGACAATGCCGCGGGTCTCAGCCGCGTCGTCGATGATCAGCAGAGCGGCGTCGCCGGCCAGCAGATAAGCGATGCTGCTGCGATGATCGACATAGGGGATGTGCTCGAAACAGTCGTGCACAGGCGAGCTTTTGATGGCTGCCAGGATGGCTTCATCCACGCGACCGACAATGCGGACGAGAAACTGGCGCGCCAGCTTCGGCTCCATCCCTTGCAGCGCCTGCAGCAGTGGCGCGGGATTGCGCC
Protein-coding sequences here:
- a CDS encoding Nif3-like dinuclear metal center hexameric protein → MKMVPRDDLIQYVNDYLQVDQVKDYCPAGLQVEGKEQVHRIVTAVSAGARLFQQAAEWQADMIIVHHGLFWDHDPRVVRGPLKGRLKILLQSDITLLGYHLALDKHPVLGNNRLAALALGLEQVAPLGEVGVQGRVAGLTIGQLTRQVEAVFQHAALVFADGPEQIKRIGFCSGGAARDLSDAVEAGLDAFITGEAKEETMNLAEENAIHFIAAGHYATERMGIRALGEHLAQIFPVEVRFIERTNPV
- a CDS encoding class I SAM-dependent methyltransferase; translation: MSLDSIVRLHQVKQFDEYFSSSNQAVAEKIPLRPGRILDIGCAEGALAEQVMREKQPEAYEGIEILPHIAEKAKTILNRVYVGSAEQVVPELAPQSYDWIIMADSLEHMVDPWEILRQVARLLKPGGRLILSIPNIRNLNVIIDLFLRGRWTYKPWGIMDQGHLRFFTLSSLQDLLTEQNYQIISCTSNPRNRWKRLPGKAAARVLSWLIGQPSAYEEFITVQWIVEAKKLGV
- the trxB gene encoding thioredoxin-disulfide reductase, whose amino-acid sequence is MRNVIIIGSGPAGLTAAIYAGRANLQPLVISGMERGGQVTLTNDLENYPGFPNGLGGFEMYQLLEQQAIKFGAEMLYEVVTEVELEGEIKKVKTADQVYEAKTVIVATGSNPKRLGVPGEDSYIGKGVSYCATCDGFFFSGKHVAVIGGGNSALDEGLFLTRFAARVTLIHRRDRLRADAILQERAKANEKMDFIWDSVVEEVMGQGSVNALKLRNVKTGATMDFPVDGVFVFIGHHPNTDLFVGKLQLDEGGYLVTDRRMHTNLPGVFGCGDVQDSVYRQAITAAGTGCQAAIEAERYIAEHAGTAYPGR
- a CDS encoding glycosyltransferase family 4 protein produces the protein MGQILFIKPANSSFMIKDEGFLASQYEIKSFLYRYGNAWRHLRSLLALSVWLFRRLPAADVVFVWFADYHSWLPVLLSRLLGKKSLLVLGGYDVACVPEFNYGVFVRPFRGWCARRSMRNAGYLLPVAKAMIQEIAEQAGPIPGVILPTPTGYSSKMWFPQGDKNEKMVLTVSAGQDLNRLKIKGLDLFAATAEQCPDYDFVIVGLQGKARQALENLRISNLRLVGPLGIESLREYYQKANIYMQLSLREGLPNAVIEAMLCECVAIGSRSGGIPEAIGPAGFILDERTPQAAAAALRQAMAVAPELRSRSRHWAQSNFSEERRHATLRRLIEGHH
- a CDS encoding T9SS type A sorting domain-containing protein, producing the protein MKKLLLLLFSMAGPAVAQILFHDQTALYHYNAPSYQVTTLADYDRDGDLDFFQANVFGPAFLFLNNREQGLANVIEGSGLDPHAPTATGCWADFNNDGWTDLFVSGYTARNRMYQNKGNVEFAEIAGSLPPEPEDKLTYTAALADYDRDGFVDIFIVNFTEGNKDQLLHNNGDMTFTDVAAQTGFSAFGNGKSRCAAWCDYDQDGDADLFVGGQRHSALFVNQGDGVFQPIELFIYDTRAAVWADHDQDGDFDLTVCSSGSNNPMILVNDGQGNLASGVPLPGFAGFSPSYTPLWEDWDNDADLDLTLFGNSETGTGLRLLQNLGHDQYRDVAASAGFNTDHNGFSINAADLNNDGHVDLLLHDYQQVKSFIYVNQSAANHWIQLLLTGKQSNYSAIGSIVHLFFAGRHQVFQMEVNGPTSNSPILEFGLGSLTSLDSLAIYWPSGRIQRRYHIAADQRLQITESDTVSGLDVAIERIVAPLPLVSSGEIIPAVVLKNYGSATAQDLWAHCLIDSSGITIYNGLLNIGQMASMDTLLVQFDPWTPTIRSAYHAHFAIYLVGDLRPANNAWSATVRSVLDHDVGILSINAPRNGAIASYPVNPEIEIENAGLYAAGPFNAICEITNEGHTVVYHNTYMTPTMAAGSKRLITFAPWTPSDLGPFTFRFEITNSPDQFPADNKAIVTAALATEIAEKDNMQPDRFLLASNYPNPFNSATTLSVSVPAAGRLTLRLFNSAGRPVWTWHSQRVEKGEQRIFWNGENQHSEPAASGLYLYRIEFEDEKGMEQSVTGKMLMVR
- a CDS encoding glycosyltransferase, which produces MRRSVVSSRAITKKRKDMNEPLVTIITPTYNHEAFIAECIQSVLDQSYAHWEMIVVDDGSSDRTGQIVRTFSDRDPRIRYLHQANVGVFRLCETYNRAFAESRGEYIAILEGDDLWEADKLRRQVNALALHPECVLAWGKARVVNRDRSEIIRQLPEEKAKEKKYYSNQPPGSFLNILLYVNCIPAMTLMIRREALQRMGGFIQSHGLPLVDIPTLMSLCLMGEFFYDPQPLGCWRHYIGQTTKTYLADSLKKACALSLQFYDALDPQVQSRLVVNRDSIKKYFHSAVQIAYARMGRYKLIQKDAAGARKDYVTAMFYRGACNPLWRLRSLIGYLFSFFGWDVEGLARTLGRPSYKS
- a CDS encoding oligosaccharide flippase family protein: MISKQFFKSSTVYSIVGALPLAWGFILLPFYTSLLTPADFAAFALYTGFSALIQILVNAGLDSYLVVHYTEFRDDVAGACRQVGTTVLALLAIGAVFVLLSVTSGSAVFRALFRDGSLMFFPYGFMSVLTAIFNSFFKTYTHLLIYQQRVRRFFWANLVNTVLILALSLSGLYLFPFTLIGPMWGRLLSGLSIFLLALYWFLVEFGLSFQRDLIKGMLRYCYPLLIYFVLVWVFTYIDRFLINHFLSKQDVAVFDFAVKCTFLLEFMQMGLANSIYPRVFVLWRTPDSKEQSAEVSRYFHVFSALSLLAIPLFVLTIPLLVPLVVSNATYFTAFDYLLVLSLGFATRALYHLYLAPFSLFKKTARLPMPTLLSALFQVALTVVMVKQLGLIGAVWANLLAKIGQVFFLAIWGRTILPGSYNKIKMIVLPALYVVTALVLEYTLPLAIWPRHIVIAVLLCGLVFWFYWREIDAFILTRKKNPSLPMSPL